The sequence below is a genomic window from Micromonospora aurantiaca ATCC 27029.
TATCCGGCGCCCTCACCGACGACGACGGCACCTGGCCCAGCGAACCGGTCCGCGACGTTCTTGAGATCCTTCGAGACACAGACCTCGACCGACATCTCGCTGTCGCCAAGATGAACCAGCGGGGCGTTACAGGCCGCGGTGTCTACGACGGCGGAGCGCAGGAGCGTGCGCTCGCCGATCAGTACACCGCGACGGCAGACCGTGTACGCGGCAGGTGGCCTCGCTCCGGAGCGCTGCTCGACGGGCTGAGCCGGTCTTACCGCGAGGACGCCCGCCGTGAGGACCGCTCGGCTGAAAGCGAGGGCGATCGTTGACGGCTAGTTAGCCCGGCTCACGGGACCTGATCCCGTCACCCGCTTCAACCTTACTGTTCGAGCCTCAAGAATTTCCGAATCGGAGTCATCAGCACCCGCTCATCGGCTATGACAGTGCGCCGAGGCCGACCGAGTGAGTCCACGAGTCGATACCGTCGGAGCCGCCGAAGCGGTCACGGAGCATGGGCCGATCAAAGCTGCAACGACGGCTGTCGATTCGACACCCTCATCATCCGCCGCTACAGCGATAAGCTGCACCGATGCGCCTGGCCGTTCTCGGACCACCCGGCTCCGACCGGAAGACCATCGCCAGCACCATCGCCGCGCGTCTCGGCGTTCCCTGCATCAGCCTGGCGGACATTGTCCAAGCCGAGATTCGGGCGAGTACCCCGGCCGCGCTCCAGGCCCTGCGGCACATGAACGCCGGTGAACTCGTGCCGGAACCGGTACTCCTCTCGATGATCCGCAACCGCCTCACCCAACCCGACGTCGCTGCTGGCTTCGTCCTCGACGGCACCCCCAACCAAGCCATCACCGCAGTGGCGCTCGACACCCTGTTGTCAGACCTCGGCGCACCGATCGACCGAGCGATCGACCTCGTCCTGCCCCGACGCCGAGGTTCTGCACCGCCTGGCCGGCCGCCGCACCTGCCGCGACTGCGGCCGAACCTGGCACACCGAGAGCGCCGCCCCCACACGCCCCAACATCTGCGACCACTGCGGAGGCGAACCGGTCCAACGCCACGACGACACCCTCGAACGCATCACCGCAGGCCTGCAGTCCTACCGACCCGCTGCGGCAACTACCCTCAACCACTACAGCTCTCTAGGCAAGCTGTTCTCCGTCGACGCCACCCTCACACCAGAGGGGATCACTACCAAGGCAGTCGCATGACCCCATCCGCTCGCCCTCCAGCGAACGCAGAACCGCCAATGACGCACCAGCAAAGTGAGCTATCCGGATCCGCCGAAGAGGTCACGGTGCGCGGGCGGCCGAAGGCGCTCGTCACATGGCCCGTACCGACGTTCACCGACCGGAGCGAGTGCAGCAGCGAGATCCGCCGTTGCGTCGCTGGTTTACCGACATCCACCGACACGGCTCCGGCTCCTGCGACCTTGACGAGTTCCTCGCCTCGCCCGATTGGAACCGCACTCGTTGCTATCGGCAGCCGTCGGCTCAGGCTCCGAACCTTTGCGGCTGTCAGCTCTGCACCTTTCAGTCGCACCGCAAGCTCGCCCGCCGGCAGGAGCGCGTCGCCTGGCGTTCGATCCGTCGGCAGCTACTCGCCGAGCACCGGGGCGGCGAGCGCGACCTCGACGTGCCCCCGATCTGCGGGAAGGCTTGGTAGCAGAGGAGTGCCGGCAGTCCGTGCCAGGTTCTGTCCGCTACCAGCTGGATCATGATGGGTATCCGCCGTCCTTGACTGCCGCATCCGGACCTGCCGTTGGGGTCGCTGAGACGCCGCTTGCGACCTCGACGCTTGTGATTGCTTCGGCAACCTTCTCGATCTGCTCGTGCAGGTGCGTGACAGGGGCCGCCAGGTCGACCCTGTGCACGACGATGTGCACGCCGCTTCCCGTGAGCTGGTAGGTCACCGATTCGGCTCCTGCCGATGCGTAGACGAGGTGGCCGCGGGGCAGGTTGAGCGTGGTGCAGTAGGCGAGCAATTGGTAGATGTCGTCGCGGGGTGGGGTGTTGCCGGGTGCCTTGTATTTGGCGTCGATGACGGCCAGGCACTGGCGCCCATGCCACCAGGTGATGTCTGGCCGCACCAGGGGCAGCCGGCGGTCACGGTCGAGGTGCATCTGGTGTTGGCCGGTGACGGTTCCGCCGTAGCGTGTCTCGACGGCATGTCGTAGGGCTGTGGTCAACCAGTCTTCGAAGACGGTGTTGAGGTCGAAAACGAAGCCGGCGGCGAGGGTTGAGCCGTGGGAGTGTTCGATGCTTTCGCCAGCAAGGATCAGCCGGGCGAGCCGCAGCGCCGGTTGGTAGCGGTTGTTGAACCGGTTGGACGAGGCTTCGGGTATGGGGGCGCCCGCCGTGAGGGGGGTGACGTCGGCGAGTGCGGCCGCGATGCGGTGCAGGGCGTTGCAGGTGGCCGGGGGGACGCCGGGTAGGCGGTGCAGGCGGCGTACGGCCGACAGCAGGATCTGGTTTTCTGGTATGTCCGTGTCGTAGTCGTCGTAGCGCACCTCGACGGGTAGGGCCAGTCCCGGCCGAGTTCTCAGTTGGTCTGCCTCGCGGAGTCGGCCGCGCACCAGCGGCAAGGCCTCCTCGACGGTCCGGTATCCCTGCAACAGGCCTGGGGCTAGTGCCTGGTAGGTGGCGGTGGCGAAGGCGACTGCCATCGCTGGCACGAGGTCGTGTTCGGGGGTCAGGCCGACGGGCTCGGTGCGCCAGCCTCGAGGGTCGCGGGCGTAGCCGAGCAGCCACAGCAGCCGAGCGATTCCGATCTTCGGCCGTACGTGCAAATCGACGTGTTCATCGCCGCCGATGATGCGGGCCGCGCCGACCATGGAGCCGGAGCGCAGCAACAGCCGCCCGTCGAGGGTGAGTGAGGTGTCAACGAGCTTGGTGGCTTCCATCGCCCGGGCGACGGCAGGAGTCGTCGGCTCGCACTCGTACGTCTGGTGCTCGCGTAGGCTGACGAGCCTCACTGTGCTGTGTCTCCGGCGTGTTGGCGGGGCAGATGCACGGGGGTGGGAACGGCGGCCTGCTTGAGGCGTTTGCGGAGTGCGTCCAGGCCGTAGCGGAGGTTGATGTCGGTTCCGTCGCCGAGGTGGCGTTCCTCGAGCAGGGGCATGATGGCGTTCTTCCAGATCCTCGCCAGCCCTTTCTCGCTGGCGGCCTGGGTTGTCATCAGGTAGGACGGGCCGACGGCGGCGTCACGGTCCCCGATGGCGCGGTTGAGCTCGTCGAGTAGGTCCGCGCGGTCGGCGGGGAGGTTGTGCTTCTTCAGCCACTTGCGGAGCAGCCCGTCGAGGGGTGGCTTGCCGGGGAACAGCGGCTGGAAGTAGAACCGGCGGCGCATGGCGGCGTCCACGAGGGCGATGGACCGGTCGGCAGTGTTCATGGTGCCGATCAGGTAGACATTCGGTGGGAGTTCGAAGTCTTCGGTGGGTGAGTACTGAAGTTGGATGTTGCGGTTGCGGTACTCGAGCAGGAAGTAGAGCTCCCCGAAGACCTTGGCGAGGTTGGCCCGGTTGATCTCGTCGATGATGAGGATGTAGGCCTGGGACGGGTCGTCCTTCGCGTCCGCAACGAGTTGTTTGAAGGGCCCGGGCTCGAGTGCGAAGCCAACCCCGCCGTCGGCGGCGGCCCGGGGGCGGAAGCCTTCGAAGAAGTCCTCGTATGAGTACGAGGGGTGGAACTGGACGAGCCGGTAGGCGTTGTCGGCCTGCCCGGTGAGGAACTGGGCCAGCGCCTGGGCCAGATAGGTTTTGCCGGTGCCGGGCGGGCCGTACAGCACGATCTGCTTCTTCTCCCGCAGCAGGTCGACCGTCTCGCTGAGCCACTCCCGATCAATCAGCAGCTCGTCGGCCAGGTCGGCGGTCGGCTCGGGCAACTCCACCTCGGCCACCTCGAGCTGATCGTCGGCATCCTCCTCCCTCGGCTGGTCGTCCACTTCGGCGAGGGCCGCGAACTCGGCGACGTAGGCGCCGAGGTCCGTCACGGTGAGCTGACCGGACAGTTTGCTCCGCGCCTCGGCGGACAGCTCGTTTCGGGTGAATGGCGCGTCGGGATTCGCCCAGGCAACCTTTCGTCGACGGTTCGACAGGTCGTCGCGCGTGTTCACCCAGGTGGCGGGGCCGGTGATGGTGCCGACATACACCTTGGGCCCGTCGACGGTGACGACGATGTCGCCCTCGCTCATCCGGTTGAGGAACCGATCGAGCACCCCCACGTGCAGACCCCGCTGGGACGGTGAGAAGTCCGGCAGCGACTCGCGTAGCTGCTGGTCCAGTTCCGCCTTCGACAGGCCGGGCGTCAGTTCTGGCAGCCCGGGATACGCGATGGAGCAGAACCCTTCGGTGAGCCATTGGCCGATCAGGTTGTGTCCGTGCACCTTCGCGCCTCGTACCAGCCATCCCCGCGGTCCCTTGCCGTCGCCAGCCGGCGCGGTCTGCTGCCGCCACCGGTCAACCCAGGGCGGCTGGTAGAAGTGGACCAGCGTGCCAGCCTTCTCCGACAGCACCGTCCGCAGCTCCGCCAGGTCTCGATCGATGTCGCCGCTCGGGTGGGACAGCTCGTCAGCGAACGCGGCCACGATGAGCTTCTTGTGCCGCCGGGAGGCGACCGGCGGGAAGGTGTCGGGAAACGCGAGGTTCAGCAGGACGTTGCGTTGGCTGTAGGCGCTGTTGATTGGAATGCTGTCCAAGACGTCCTTGAAGGCCCACGGGTCGCGTAGGGCCGCCTGCTGACGGTCGGCCGGCAGCTGCTTCCACGCCTGCACGAGCCGCACGAGCCACGCGATCTGCCGGTCCCGCTGCGTCATGTATGCCGCGCCGGCCCGCACGACGCCGGCATCGAGAACCGCGTCAAGGTCTGCGGGGACCTCGACCGGCTCGGGCAGCAACGACAGCGCCCCATGGATCACGGCACGTTTCGCCGCGCCGCCGATGTCGCGTGGCAGCAGCAGATGCAGGTAGATCAGCTCGCCCATGAGCTGTACCGCCGTGGGCGGTGCTGCGGCAAGCTGCCCCTGTAGCTTCCTGACGAAGCTGCCCCTGCCCGCGTCAGGCTGCCGGACAAACCCGGTGTACAGCTGATCCGCTGCCTCGGCTGTCCACACAGCCCGGCCAGGCGTGAAGGCCGACCCGTCACCGGCGAGACCGGCGTCAATCACCCTGCGGGCGGCGGCGTAGACAGCATCCTCGTTCACGGCGCTCCTCTGTCGTTTCGAGGTGGCCGACGCGCAACTGGTCGGCACTCCCGTAGCGTGTGGCAATGTAAGGCAAGTTAATGGCCAACGGGCCTCATGGACCGCCGCCCTGAGGAACTCCTACCCGTCGTGGTGCGCCAATCATCGGATGACACGCTGGCGGCAGACGTTGCAGCCTCCAACCCGCCTGCTGATCGCGCCGTCAGCACGATGCACGTGCGACCTCCGACGCCGCCAACTCGCAGCTACTACACGTCACGGTTAGCCAGATGTTGGACATGGTCGGGTGCGCTGTCAGCGTCCACCGCGGGATCGGTTCTGATCCGGTCGGTCTTGCCAGCTCAGCACATCGTCCAGTCTTCGACGGCAACAACCAGTTCCTCTGCCCGAGCAGTCGAAATCTTGTGTCGCTTGGCAATCTCCGACAACACCGCCTCCTCACTGACTTCGACGTTGTCCTCGGTTGCCTGGTTGAACTCGGCATTCAGCACGTAAGCCTGCTCCGTCGGAAGCCTGCACTTGTTTGGCTGCGCCAGCTTCTCGCGAAGCGTGGCCGCATTGAGTTGGTAGCCCCGCCAGGTCGCCGCATCCCCTGTGGCGGCCTCCGACCAGCGGCCGCCGGGTGCCCACTCGAACACCGCGTAGCTTGGCAAGACTTCACGCCGGTCGTAGGTGACCACGATCGACAGTGCTTGCCAACCTTGCCCCCGATGGCGCTCCACAACTTGCGATGCCACAGCTGTAACCTGCTGCTCACTGACCGGGAAGGTGCGCAGCTCGGCCCGCAGCGCCAGGCGCCGAGCACCGGAGCCGGCGCTGACGTCCCGTCGCTCGAAGATCTCGTAGGCAGGCAAGCTTGGTCCAGGCGCCACCTCACTGGTTCCCGCCGTCGAGGGCGTACCAGCCGTCGAGGCCGGGGCTGTGGGCGCAACGGCGGTGCTACCGGGATCAGGACGGCGTGACGACGCGGCTGGCTGGGTGCCCGGACTAACCGAAGCGGATTGCGGCGTTGAGGTGTCACCAATGACCAGCCCGATCGTGGCCAGAGTTGTTGTGCCCGCGCAGCACAGGAACAGCACACCCACCGCCACCAGGAGCAGGATCACCCACGGCCTGAGACGCTTCCGGGAAGCGGCGGCAGGAGATGCCGACGGTACCGGCGGCCGCCACACGGGCGGAAACCCGTCGCGTTGAGACGGCTGCCCGCCTGAGGGCCCAGGTTGATCCGGCAACTGTGACACAGCACCTCCCATCAGGTGGGCGTACTGCAATTGTCGCCGTCGACCCGACCCGGCACGCTCCGTCGAACAGCGGAACGACGAACCCAACGATCGGCGCAACCTGCCCGCTTAGCGATATGACGACGCGTCAGATGCCTCAACTCCTTGTCGACCTGAATGGCGACAACTTCGGGCGTGCCGAAGAGGTCACCGAACAGGAAGCCCTGCTCAGAAATCTGCCGGTGGGATCCAGGTTTCAACTCGCGGGATACCGACGCCGCCACGACAGCACCCAGAGCCGCACATCGATGCGCCACGGCCTCGTGATCGACGTTGGCCGGCCCCAGTCCGACAGCCGGCACCAGCCAGGCGGGGAGAAGCGAACCCTGACTACTTCGGTCTTCTCTGGATTCGTCGCGCAGGACCCGCGCCCGCGTGGGCGCCGGACACGGGATGCGGAGCCTCCCCCATGACGCGCGGCAGGCCATCAGCCGCAGTAGTCCTCGAACTCCCACAGGCCAATCCGACCGACCTTCTGAGCGAGCTCGACGCGGCTGGACGCCTCGATGTTCCCGATCAGCTTGCGCAAGGCTGCCTCGACCGTCGCCGGCGAGAACTCTGCCACGAACAGCCAGTGCCGCCCCAGCAGGAAGGATTGCTTGGCCAACAGGTCGACCAGGGCGGCAGGCGTGCACGCAGTGACCTGGTAATGCTCCTCGCCTGGCTCGCCGACGACACCGACATACACCTCGGCGAGCTGCACGGTGTTGACGCGATCGAAGGGCTGGCCAGTTTCGAGGTCCGGGAACCGGACCTGCCGCACTTCCGCACGCATGGGGGCAAGCTACCGCCTGACCCGTCCCGACGACATGTGCATTACGAGATCAAGACGGGCGCCTCGCCGAGCAGCGCGGATGCGCTTCTAGCAGCGGAAACACCTCTCGGCATCTGACACCGCTCCCCCGTCGTCCGTCGACCTCTTGCGGACCAGATGCGGACCGCTCACCTGAGTCTGGGTAAG
It includes:
- a CDS encoding McrB family protein, giving the protein MNEDAVYAAARRVIDAGLAGDGSAFTPGRAVWTAEAADQLYTGFVRQPDAGRGSFVRKLQGQLAAAPPTAVQLMGELIYLHLLLPRDIGGAAKRAVIHGALSLLPEPVEVPADLDAVLDAGVVRAGAAYMTQRDRQIAWLVRLVQAWKQLPADRQQAALRDPWAFKDVLDSIPINSAYSQRNVLLNLAFPDTFPPVASRRHKKLIVAAFADELSHPSGDIDRDLAELRTVLSEKAGTLVHFYQPPWVDRWRQQTAPAGDGKGPRGWLVRGAKVHGHNLIGQWLTEGFCSIAYPGLPELTPGLSKAELDQQLRESLPDFSPSQRGLHVGVLDRFLNRMSEGDIVVTVDGPKVYVGTITGPATWVNTRDDLSNRRRKVAWANPDAPFTRNELSAEARSKLSGQLTVTDLGAYVAEFAALAEVDDQPREEDADDQLEVAEVELPEPTADLADELLIDREWLSETVDLLREKKQIVLYGPPGTGKTYLAQALAQFLTGQADNAYRLVQFHPSYSYEDFFEGFRPRAAADGGVGFALEPGPFKQLVADAKDDPSQAYILIIDEINRANLAKVFGELYFLLEYRNRNIQLQYSPTEDFELPPNVYLIGTMNTADRSIALVDAAMRRRFYFQPLFPGKPPLDGLLRKWLKKHNLPADRADLLDELNRAIGDRDAAVGPSYLMTTQAASEKGLARIWKNAIMPLLEERHLGDGTDINLRYGLDALRKRLKQAAVPTPVHLPRQHAGDTAQ
- a CDS encoding immunity 8 family protein, which codes for MRAEVRQVRFPDLETGQPFDRVNTVQLAEVYVGVVGEPGEEHYQVTACTPAALVDLLAKQSFLLGRHWLFVAEFSPATVEAALRKLIGNIEASSRVELAQKVGRIGLWEFEDYCG
- a CDS encoding McrC family protein; amino-acid sequence: MEATKLVDTSLTLDGRLLLRSGSMVGAARIIGGDEHVDLHVRPKIGIARLLWLLGYARDPRGWRTEPVGLTPEHDLVPAMAVAFATATYQALAPGLLQGYRTVEEALPLVRGRLREADQLRTRPGLALPVEVRYDDYDTDIPENQILLSAVRRLHRLPGVPPATCNALHRIAAALADVTPLTAGAPIPEASSNRFNNRYQPALRLARLILAGESIEHSHGSTLAAGFVFDLNTVFEDWLTTALRHAVETRYGGTVTGQHQMHLDRDRRLPLVRPDITWWHGRQCLAVIDAKYKAPGNTPPRDDIYQLLAYCTTLNLPRGHLVYASAGAESVTYQLTGSGVHIVVHRVDLAAPVTHLHEQIEKVAEAITSVEVASGVSATPTAGPDAAVKDGGYPS
- a CDS encoding adenylate kinase family protein, with amino-acid sequence MAGRRTCRDCGRTWHTESAAPTRPNICDHCGGEPVQRHDDTLERITAGLQSYRPAAATTLNHYSSLGKLFSVDATLTPEGITTKAVA